A region from the Arachis ipaensis cultivar K30076 chromosome B01, Araip1.1, whole genome shotgun sequence genome encodes:
- the LOC107633117 gene encoding pentatricopeptide repeat-containing protein At3g47530 translates to MKQVVFFHNAWLLAAPNLQRLSLSLSSFIAIHLLHHTTNPREQPPPKLWLPPFQQSKHDQPTPIMELVISAIKSASHKTHLLQLHAHILRTSLAEHPAVSLHFLNRVALSGPLQDHSYSHRFFRSFTSPFVSHYNTMIRASSMSDSPQKGLLLYRDMRRRGVSADPLSSSFAIKCCIRFLCLFGGAQVHCNVFKDGHQSDSLLLTSLMDLYSQCQQCHDACKVFDEIPQRDTIAWNVMISCLIRNKRSRDALNLFDVMQSSKYECEPDDVTCLLLLQACAHLNALEFGERIHRYIMEHGYGAALNLSNSLISMYSRCGSLDKAYEVFKGTCNKSVVSWSAMISGLAANGYGIEAIEAFQEMQRLGIWPDDQTFTGVLSACSHSGLVDEGISFFDRMSREFGITPNIHHYGCMVDLFGRAGLLDKAYQLITSMAVRPDSTIWRTLLGACRIYGDVTLGERVIEHLIELKAQEAGDYVLLLNIYSSAGHWDKVAEVRKLMKEKSIQTTPGCSTIELKGTVHDFVVDDVLHPRKSEIYKTLNEINKQLKIAGYVVEPSSELHKIDEKEKGYVLSYHSEKLAVAFGVLATPPGTTLRVANNLRLCVDCHNFLKTFSWVYNRDVVLRDHNRFHHFRGGLCSCNDYW, encoded by the coding sequence ATGAAACAAGTTGTGTTCTTCCACAACGCTTGGCTCCTTGCAGCGCCAAATCTCCAACGTCTCTCTCTTTCACTTTCTTCTTTTATTGccattcatcttcttcatcacacCACCAACCCACGGGAGCAACCTCCCCCGAAGTTATGGTTACCTCCTTTTCAGCAAAGTAAACATGACCAACCAACACCCATCATGGAGTTGGTCATTTCCGCCATAAAATCTGCTTCTCACAAGACCCATCTTCTTCAATTACACGCTCATATTCTCCGCACATCTCTTGCTGAACACCCTGCAGTTTCTCTTCACTTCTTGAACCGTGTTGCTCTCTCTGGCCCATTGCAGGACCATAGCTATTCCCACCGTTTCTTCCGGAGCTTTACTTCCCCTTTTGTTTCTCATTACAATACCATGATCAGGGCCTCTTCTATGAGCGATTCACCCCAAAAAGGTCTCTTATTGTATCGAGATATGAGGAGAAGAGGTGTTTCTGCAGATCCATTATCTTCATCTTTTGCTATTAAGTGTTGTATCAGGTTCCTGTGTCTTTTTGGAGGGGCACAGGTTCATTGCAATGTCTTCAAAGATGGACACCAATCAGATAGCCTTTTGCTCACTTCTCTCATGGACTTGTATTCGCAGTGTCAGCAATGTCATGATGCATGCAAGGTGTTTGATGAGATTCCCCAGAGGGATACCATTGCTTGGAACGTCATGATCTCTTGCTTAATTCGTAATAAACGGAGTCGGGATGCTCTGAATTTGTTTGATGTCATGCAGAGCTCAAAGTATGAATGTGAACCTGATGATGTTACTTGTTTGCTTCTTCTTCAAGCTTGTGCTCATTTAAATGCCTTGGAATTCGGTGAACGAATTCATAGATACATCATGGAACATGGTTATGGTGCTGCTCTCAATTTGTCTAATTCTCTGATATCTATGTATTCTCGGTGTGGTAGTTTAGATAAGGCTTATGAGGTATTCAAGGGAACTTGCAATAAAAGTGTGGTTTCATGGAGTGCGATGATTTCTGGTTTGGCAGCTAATGGATATGGGATAGAAGCAATTGAAGCATTTCAAGAGATGCAGAGATTGGGGATTTGGCCTGATGATCAGACATTCACTGGAGTGCTGTCTGCTTGCAGTCATTCTGGATTGGTTGATGAGGGAATCTCATTTTTCGACCGAATGAGTCGAGAGTTTGGGATTACTCCCAACATTCATCATTATGGCTGCATGGTTGATCTCTTCGGTCGCGCTGGTTTACTTGATAAGGCCTATCAACTGATTACCTCAATGGCTGTGAGGCCAGATTCAACAATATGGAGGACCTTGCTTGGAGCTTGCAGAATTTATGGCGATGTTACACTTGGCGAACGAGTTATTGAACACTTGATTGAATTGAAGGCTCAAGAAGCCGGGGATTATGTTTTGCTCCTGAATATTTATTCTTCAGCTGGTCACTGGGATAAGGTAGCAGAAGTGAGAAAACTTATGAAAGAAAAATCAATCCAAACAACACCTGGTTGTAGCACAATTGAGTTGAAAGGAACAGTACATGATTTTGTTGTCGATGATGTTTTGCACCCAAGAAAAAGCGAGATTTATAAGACGCTGAATGAGATCAATAAGCAGCTGAAGATTGCAGGTTATGTTGTTGAGCCTTCATCTGAGTTACATAAGATAGATGAGAAAGAAAAGGGCTATGTGCTCTCTTATCACAGTGAAAAGTTGGCTGTTGCTTTTGGGGTTCTTGCTACTCCACCAGGCACAACACTGAGAGTGGCCAATAATCTCCGACTATGTGTTGATTGCCACAATTTCCTGAAAACATTTTCCTGGGTTTACAACCGTGATGTGGTCCTTAGGGACCATAATCGGTTTCACCACTTCCGTGGAGGGCTCTGCTCTTGTAATGATTATTGGTAA
- the LOC107633125 gene encoding malate dehydrogenase, chloroplastic produces MAAAASATAPTFTVGTAYRGTSLPQSKPLGGLRFNSQNPLKNFCGLKASSSVTLESQLSFSGKETVSALRASFASKAQTQDRTIHYNLQPQASFRVAVLGAAGGIGQPLALLIKMSPLVSDLHLYDIANVKGVAADISHCNTPSQVRDFTGAAELANCLKGVDVVVIPAGVPRKPGMTRDDLFNINAGIVRDLVSAVADNCPGAFIHIISNPVNSTVPIAAEVLKQKGVYDPKKLFGVTTLDVVRANTFVAQRKNLKLIDVDVPVVGGHAGITILPLLSKTKPSASFTGEEIEELTVRIQNAGTEVVEAKAGAGSATLSMAYAAARFVESSLRALDGDGDVYECSFVQSDLTELPFFASRVKLGRKGVEALIPSDLQGLTEYEQKALEALKPELKASIEKGIAFAQKQTVAA; encoded by the coding sequence ATGGCGGCGGCGGCTTCAGCAACAGCGCCTACCTTCACCGTTGGAACCGCCTACAGAGGAACCTCCCTCCCTCAATCGAAGCCTCTCGGAGGACTTAGGTTTAACTCGCAGAACCCCCTCAAGAACTTCTGCGGCCTCAAGGCTTCATCTTCCGTCACATTGGAGTCCCAATTATCGTTCTCCGGCAAAGAAACCGTTTCCGCCCTCCGAGCATCTTTTGCATCCAAGGCACAAACCCAAGACAGGACTATCCACTACAATCTTCAGCCTCAGGCATCGTTCAGAGTCGCCGTTCTCGGTGCCGCCGGAGGAATTGGCCAGCCTCTCGCTCTGCTCATCAAGATGTCCCCGCTGGTTTCTGATTTGCACCTTTATGATATTGCCAATGTCAAGGGTGTTGCTGCTGACATCAGTCACTGCAACACGCCTTCGCAGGTCAGGGATTTCACCGGAGCTGCCGAGTTGGCTAACTGTTTGAAAGGGGTTGATGTTGTTGTTATCCCCGCCGGAGTTCCAAGGAAGCCAGGGATGACTCGCGACGACCTTTTCAACATCAATGCCGGCATTGTTAGGGACTTGGTTTCGGCTGTGGCCGATAATTGCCCAGGTGCTTTTATTCACATCATCAGTAATCCGGTGAACTCCACTGTGCCTATTGCGGCCGAGGTTCTGAAGCAGAAGGGTGTGTATGATCCTAAGAAGCTCTTTGGTGTTACTACCTTGGATGTTGTCAGGGCAAACACATTTGTTGCTCAGAGGAAGAACCTGAAGCTGATTGATGTTGATGTCCCTGTTGTTGGGGGCCATGCTGGGATTACCATACTTCCCCTGCTGTCGAAGACAAAGCCCTCTGCGAGTTTCACTGGTGAAGAGATTGAAGAGTTAACTGTTAGGATTCAGAATGCAGGAACAGAAGTTGTTGAAGCAAAGGCTGGTGCCGGATCTGCTACTCTGTCTATGGCATATGCGGCTGCTAGATTCGTTGAGTCATCCCTTCGTGCTCTCGATGGAGATGGGGACGTGTATGAGTGCTCGTTTGTACAATCAGACCTGACTGAGCTTCCATTTTTTGCTTCAAGGGTCAAACTCGGCCGGAAAGGAGTTGAGGCTTTGATTCCATCTGATCTCCAAGGGTTGACTGAATATGAACAGAAGGCTTTGGAAGCACTTAAGCCGGAACTTAAGGCCAGCATCGAAAAGGGGATTGCTTTTGCTCAGAAGCAAACGGTTGCTGCTTAA